One Sphingomicrobium marinum genomic window carries:
- the tsaE gene encoding tRNA (adenosine(37)-N6)-threonylcarbamoyltransferase complex ATPase subunit type 1 TsaE: MILKDEQDAAAVGAKLAAKLKGGDIVTLEGPLGVGKTTLVRAILQALGHDGEVPSPSFALVQPYDRLNPPVLHADLYRLEDPNELLEIGLDEDPRAIQLIEWPDRAGEGVFARALALRLAFEPDGETRRLTWSVPLSWEGRWP; encoded by the coding sequence ATGATCCTTAAGGACGAACAGGATGCTGCCGCCGTGGGCGCCAAGCTCGCGGCGAAATTGAAGGGCGGCGACATCGTAACGCTCGAAGGGCCGCTCGGCGTGGGAAAGACGACGCTGGTTCGCGCGATTCTCCAGGCTCTCGGCCACGATGGCGAAGTGCCGAGCCCCAGTTTCGCGCTGGTCCAGCCCTACGACCGGCTCAATCCACCCGTCCTCCATGCCGACCTTTATCGGCTTGAGGATCCCAATGAACTGCTCGAGATCGGCCTCGATGAAGACCCACGCGCAATCCAGCTGATCGAGTGGCCCGATCGCGCCGGGGAGGGTGTTTTTGCGCGCGCGCTTGCGCTTCGTCTTGCCTTTGAGCCGGATGGGGAGACTCGCCGCTTGACTTGGTCGGTGCCGCTGTCATGGGAAGGGCGATGGCCATGA
- a CDS encoding aminoglycoside phosphotransferase family protein, producing the protein MTPPATAPDFLARHGWDGAAILPLAGDASFRRYFRVRHDTHGDAVLMDAPPAHEDVRPFIAIAEHLDENGLRAPRILARDLDEGLLLLEDFGNDRVGPALAQGKADERATYKAAIDSLIELHKAPLPREIAPYSEEALTREVALFPDWYAPATQLPPFDPDTYYDAWQRAWPGLLERTEANPVLTLRDYHADNLMILEEGGLGLLDFQDALAGHPAYDLVSLLQDARRDVSPALEREMLDYFMDRSEVENPATFEADYQLLGAQRNVKILGIFTRLWKRDGKPHYLDLQPRVWGLVERNFAHPATKPVADWFAAHVPAEKRASFWEQAR; encoded by the coding sequence ATGACCCCGCCCGCAACTGCGCCCGACTTTCTGGCCCGTCATGGATGGGACGGCGCCGCCATCTTGCCGCTGGCCGGTGATGCCAGTTTCCGGCGCTATTTCAGGGTTCGTCATGATACGCATGGCGATGCCGTGCTGATGGACGCGCCGCCCGCGCACGAAGACGTCCGACCCTTCATTGCCATCGCCGAACATCTCGACGAAAACGGCCTGCGCGCGCCGCGCATCCTGGCGCGTGATCTCGACGAGGGGCTGTTGTTGCTCGAAGATTTCGGCAATGACCGCGTCGGCCCTGCGCTGGCGCAGGGAAAGGCCGATGAGCGCGCAACATACAAGGCTGCGATCGACTCCCTGATCGAACTGCACAAGGCGCCGTTGCCGCGCGAAATCGCGCCCTATTCGGAAGAGGCGCTGACCCGCGAGGTCGCGCTGTTCCCGGACTGGTATGCGCCGGCCACCCAGCTGCCGCCATTCGACCCCGACACCTACTATGATGCCTGGCAACGTGCCTGGCCGGGCCTGCTCGAGCGTACAGAAGCCAATCCCGTGCTAACCTTGCGCGACTATCACGCCGACAACCTGATGATCCTCGAAGAAGGAGGGCTCGGCCTGCTCGATTTCCAGGATGCCTTGGCGGGGCACCCGGCATACGATCTGGTGTCGCTGCTGCAGGATGCGCGCCGCGACGTGTCACCAGCGCTTGAACGCGAGATGCTCGACTATTTCATGGATCGCAGCGAAGTCGAAAATCCTGCCACCTTCGAGGCGGATTACCAGCTGCTCGGCGCCCAGCGGAACGTCAAGATCCTCGGCATCTTCACGCGTCTCTGGAAGCGCGACGGCAAGCCGCATTATCTTGACCTGCAGCCCCGCGTCTGGGGACTGGTCGAGCGTAACTTCGCCCATCCCGCAACCAAGCCCGTGGCCGACTGGTTTGCCGCGCATGTTCCTGCGGAAAAGCGCGCCAGTTTCTGGGAGCAAGCCCGATGA
- a CDS encoding sensor histidine kinase, which produces MTLSSTLVAALIVIVALWLVLAAALLIISGRRLRRANAVIGSARSLASFLAAAPARPVLLHSDDRIETDEALVQALGLERSPETLSALGEATDVDPDEMAELREAIEAARLSGETLEYQLHVPSADRVFEVRGAPARDEGAMLLWLFDMTRAEDQRLRLARRLQQTEGALDSLTQLIENAPFPMWYRKPDLSLGLVNSAFVAAVEGSDAADVIARGSELIDVTGDDGAHAGALRALETGRPVSRTRPATIDGERRMLRVVDVPLAGGAVAGFALDIQDLENARIELARHVQSQRDLADRMTAGAVQFDADRKLDFYNQPFIVMSRLEPEFLDDRPEFDRLIEAMREQGRIPEVRDFPEWKSERGQWFISADEVIEEDWIVANGDHLRVVGQPLPDGGLRLIFEDRTEQVRLASARDTLLRVRAATFDNLFEAVAVFASDGRLYLWNRRFCDVWGFEEEWLSEHPRVDELVPILAKSLVNPAATAQMREMVRSTTSGRQTGSGRLAFSDGRNFDFAAVPLPDGNALFTMVDITDSTRIEAALRERAEALEEADKVKTDFVENMSYELRTPLTSIGGFAEMLEQGYAGKLEPAAKEYVDAIITSVERLSRLIDNVLDLTRTEEGALAIEQERVDLAGLVRNAAKAIEDRSKEKDQSVELDIADSCGHVLGDARRLREAFEHVLRNAADYGGEGGKILIKAGGNEGQAIVTITDDGPGIPADQQEAVFERFHKTHGRRGESALGLGLPLTRQIVQAHGGNVELVSAEGEGTSVTLVIPRQS; this is translated from the coding sequence ATGACGCTTTCTTCCACTTTGGTCGCTGCCCTGATTGTCATCGTCGCACTATGGCTGGTGCTGGCGGCGGCGTTGCTGATCATTTCCGGTCGGCGACTGCGCCGGGCCAACGCGGTGATCGGATCGGCGCGCTCGCTGGCAAGCTTTCTCGCCGCCGCGCCCGCGCGCCCGGTGCTCTTGCATAGCGATGACCGCATCGAGACTGACGAGGCGTTGGTGCAGGCGCTCGGGCTCGAGCGCTCACCCGAAACGCTGTCGGCCCTCGGCGAAGCAACTGATGTCGATCCCGATGAGATGGCTGAACTGCGCGAGGCGATCGAAGCTGCGCGGCTGTCCGGGGAAACGCTGGAATACCAACTGCACGTCCCCAGCGCCGATCGTGTGTTCGAAGTACGCGGCGCGCCCGCGCGCGATGAGGGCGCGATGCTGTTGTGGCTGTTTGACATGACCCGCGCAGAAGACCAGCGCCTGCGCTTGGCGCGGCGACTGCAGCAAACCGAAGGGGCGCTCGACAGCCTTACCCAGCTGATCGAAAATGCGCCCTTTCCGATGTGGTACCGCAAGCCGGACCTGTCGCTTGGCCTCGTCAATTCGGCATTTGTCGCTGCCGTCGAAGGGTCGGATGCTGCCGACGTCATCGCGCGCGGCAGCGAGCTTATCGATGTCACCGGTGATGACGGCGCTCACGCCGGCGCGCTTCGTGCGCTCGAAACCGGGCGGCCTGTGTCCCGCACGCGCCCTGCGACCATCGATGGCGAGCGGCGGATGTTGCGGGTCGTCGACGTGCCCCTGGCCGGCGGAGCCGTCGCCGGGTTTGCGCTCGACATCCAGGACTTGGAAAATGCGCGCATCGAACTGGCGCGCCACGTCCAGTCGCAGCGCGACCTTGCCGATCGCATGACGGCGGGAGCGGTGCAGTTCGATGCCGACCGCAAACTCGATTTCTACAACCAGCCTTTCATCGTGATGTCGCGGCTCGAACCCGAGTTCCTCGATGATCGTCCCGAATTCGACCGCCTGATCGAAGCCATGCGCGAACAGGGGCGGATCCCTGAAGTCCGCGATTTTCCGGAATGGAAAAGCGAGCGTGGCCAATGGTTTATCTCCGCCGATGAAGTCATTGAGGAAGACTGGATCGTCGCCAACGGCGACCATTTGCGGGTGGTCGGCCAGCCGCTGCCCGATGGCGGCCTGCGGCTCATCTTCGAAGACCGGACCGAACAGGTGCGGCTCGCATCGGCGCGCGACACGTTGTTGCGAGTGCGAGCGGCCACCTTCGACAATCTCTTTGAAGCTGTCGCGGTCTTTGCGTCCGACGGGCGTCTCTATTTGTGGAATCGTCGTTTCTGCGACGTCTGGGGTTTCGAGGAAGAGTGGCTGTCCGAGCACCCGCGCGTCGATGAACTTGTTCCCATACTCGCCAAATCGCTCGTCAACCCGGCAGCAACGGCACAGATGCGCGAGATGGTCCGATCCACCACAAGCGGGCGGCAGACCGGCTCGGGGCGTCTCGCCTTCAGCGATGGCCGCAATTTCGATTTCGCTGCGGTGCCGCTGCCTGACGGAAACGCGCTCTTCACGATGGTCGATATTACAGACAGCACGCGCATCGAAGCGGCGCTTCGCGAACGTGCCGAGGCGTTGGAAGAGGCCGACAAGGTCAAGACCGACTTCGTCGAAAACATGTCGTACGAACTGCGCACGCCGCTAACATCGATCGGCGGTTTCGCCGAAATGCTTGAGCAGGGCTATGCCGGCAAGCTTGAACCCGCCGCGAAAGAATATGTCGATGCCATTATCACATCGGTCGAACGACTGTCCCGCCTGATCGACAATGTCCTCGATCTGACCCGCACCGAAGAGGGTGCATTGGCGATCGAACAGGAGAGGGTGGACCTCGCCGGATTAGTCCGCAACGCCGCCAAGGCAATCGAGGATAGGTCGAAGGAAAAAGACCAGTCTGTAGAGCTGGATATTGCCGATAGTTGTGGTCATGTCTTAGGCGATGCGCGCCGCCTTCGTGAAGCTTTCGAACATGTCCTTCGCAACGCTGCAGACTATGGGGGTGAAGGCGGAAAAATCCTCATCAAGGCCGGCGGGAACGAGGGGCAGGCGATCGTGACCATTACCGATGATGGCCCGGGCATACCCGCTGACCAGCAGGAAGCCGTGTTCGAACGTTTTCACAAGACGCACGGTCGCCGCGGTGAAAGCGCTCTCGGGCTCGGCCTGCCACTGACCCGGCAGATCGTCCAGGCGCACGGCGGCAATGTCGAACTCGTATCGGCCGAAGGCGAGGGCACATCGGTCACGCTCGTCATCCCGCGCCAGTCATGA
- the ahcY gene encoding adenosylhomocysteinase → MTDYIVKDIALADYGRKEIEIAETEMPGLMALREEYGDKQPLKGARITGSLHMTIQTAVLIETLRDLGADVRWTTCNIYSTQDHAAAAIADQGIPVFAVKGETLEEYWDYVGRTFDWGDETCNMILDDGGDATMFALWGARIEAGEEMPAPTNEEEREFHKALMAFIEKKPGYLTETVKNVKGVSEETTTGVNRLYQLAKKGLLPFPAINVNDSVTKSKFDNKYGCKESLVDGIRRGTDVMMAGKVALVAGYGDVGKGSAASLAGAGARVMVTEIDPICALQAAMDGFEVVTMEEGVKRADIFVTTTGNKDVITVDHMREMKDMAIVGNIGHFDNEIQVEALENFKWTEIKPQVDMIEFPDGKRILLLSKGRLLNLGNATGHPSFVMSASFTNQVLAQIELYQRGDQYENDVHVLPKHLDEKVAELHLAKLNVQLSKLSEEQADYIGVDQAGPYKPEHYRY, encoded by the coding sequence GTGACTGATTATATCGTCAAGGACATCGCGCTCGCCGATTATGGGCGCAAGGAAATCGAAATCGCGGAAACCGAAATGCCCGGCCTGATGGCGCTGCGCGAGGAATATGGCGACAAGCAGCCCTTGAAGGGCGCGCGGATCACCGGCTCGCTCCACATGACGATCCAGACCGCGGTCCTCATCGAAACGCTGCGCGATTTGGGCGCCGACGTGCGTTGGACGACCTGCAACATCTACTCGACGCAGGACCATGCCGCGGCCGCGATCGCCGACCAGGGCATCCCCGTCTTTGCCGTCAAGGGCGAGACGCTCGAGGAATATTGGGACTATGTCGGCCGCACCTTCGACTGGGGCGACGAGACCTGCAACATGATCCTCGACGATGGCGGTGATGCGACCATGTTCGCGCTGTGGGGCGCGCGTATCGAAGCGGGCGAGGAAATGCCTGCCCCGACCAACGAAGAAGAGCGCGAATTCCATAAGGCGCTGATGGCTTTCATCGAGAAGAAGCCGGGCTACCTCACCGAAACCGTCAAGAACGTGAAGGGCGTCTCGGAAGAGACCACGACGGGCGTCAACCGCCTCTACCAGCTCGCCAAGAAGGGCCTGCTTCCGTTCCCCGCGATCAACGTCAATGACAGCGTCACCAAGTCGAAATTCGACAACAAGTATGGCTGCAAGGAAAGCCTCGTCGACGGCATTCGCCGCGGCACCGACGTGATGATGGCCGGCAAGGTCGCGCTCGTCGCTGGCTACGGTGACGTCGGCAAGGGTTCGGCAGCCTCGCTCGCCGGTGCCGGCGCGCGCGTAATGGTCACCGAAATCGATCCGATCTGCGCGCTGCAGGCGGCGATGGACGGTTTTGAAGTCGTGACGATGGAAGAGGGCGTGAAGCGCGCCGATATCTTCGTCACCACCACGGGCAACAAGGACGTCATCACCGTCGATCACATGCGCGAGATGAAGGACATGGCGATCGTCGGCAATATCGGCCACTTCGATAACGAGATCCAGGTCGAGGCGCTTGAGAACTTCAAGTGGACCGAGATCAAGCCGCAGGTCGACATGATCGAATTCCCCGATGGCAAGCGCATCCTGCTGCTGTCGAAGGGTCGCCTGTTGAACCTCGGCAACGCGACGGGTCACCCAAGCTTCGTGATGAGCGCCAGTTTCACCAACCAGGTGTTGGCGCAGATCGAACTCTACCAGCGCGGCGACCAGTATGAGAATGACGTGCACGTCTTGCCCAAGCACCTCGACGAAAAGGTCGCCGAACTGCACCTCGCCAAGCTGAACGTCCAGCTGTCGAAACTGTCGGAAGAACAGGCCGATTATATCGGTGTCGACCAGGCCGGTCCGTACAAGCCGGAGCACTACCGCTACTAG
- a CDS encoding TonB-dependent receptor domain-containing protein produces the protein MRITHVKALSGTSLAAVGLALFSTPAMAQDVDCDTIEDLEARAECEAATDETPLEDTGPAAVVEQSSGQDIVITGSRIRRDNFSSPDPILVIDPGQSLVEGDIETAEILQQSPLAAGSTQITSALSSNFVTNGGPGAQTLSLRGIGAQRTLILLNGRRAGPAGTRGAVSSFDLNVIPSAAIGSVEILKTGASSVYGSDAIAGVVNLITNTEFDGLDLRAFTSLTQEGGGDTYNVSALYGKTFDRGHFQVGADYFKRDALRRADRQFLECSEDYLFTEPNQQGQRADLIDPRSGQPTCGNTFGPLIRVIDFPFLFGFEGSTPYYDPASADIQYNDAGDRFDEFLNPVGNEAPNFYEINLFGRTNAENPTYIYNSEALINDKSTDSLQATVFPDTERYTLFADGAYEVADGVEFFVEGLYNNRKTANVSERQLFFGQYGADAFITPLLFGAAPQGDPVTSLRGDVYYLPVVAILWGQEQEVDYYRGVGGVRGNFADMGATGWLENAYYEGYFQYSKSEGRYEFDQIAQDAVDIFEERQEACAPGQVSSYFGNPCVDIDFASPRILNGEFTPEEEQLLFWVATGQTDYTQKTAEFIFGNELFNLPGGPVAFVLGAHYREDEIDDVPDQATVDGQGWGFTSSTRTAGKLQSYELFGETELPLIAGEPGFEELTLSAAARVTWNEATRIDGVSYSEDGNWTYKLGANYAPVDFLRFRGSYGTSYRAPSLFEFFLGDQSGFGFPADPCEDYGNPDTNPTVAQRCANEGIDPNFVYQTSAEIFSTGGIELGLESETSTAWSLSAIFQPNGWFWDGFDMSVAVDYINIEVENQIDQLGAAFIVGQCYNPELPEGNVFCSAFTREPSNLDPSQLGQLEFVDNPYVNIASQRNEALDLTGRFSQDLGDLGTLTGLAQMTWQLNDELEIIEGNIIDNNGEVGDPHWVGDFNLAWALDGIAVNWGIDVIGGTNDEQDVLDAFGDICPFSNLRQTAVCPVYDLAERFYHSVSVQVDATENIQITAGMSNIFNTDPPRVSGAFSVIGAFGLAPTVGTYYDYLGRRMFIQARLRF, from the coding sequence ATGCGCATTACTCATGTGAAAGCGCTGTCCGGTACGTCGTTAGCGGCGGTCGGCCTTGCGTTGTTTAGCACGCCTGCCATGGCGCAGGATGTCGATTGTGACACGATTGAAGATCTCGAAGCTCGCGCCGAGTGCGAAGCTGCTACCGACGAGACGCCGCTCGAAGACACCGGTCCGGCCGCTGTCGTCGAACAGTCGAGCGGGCAGGACATCGTCATTACCGGTTCGCGTATCCGTCGCGATAACTTCTCGTCGCCCGATCCGATCCTCGTGATCGATCCCGGCCAGTCGCTGGTCGAAGGTGACATCGAAACCGCCGAAATCCTGCAGCAGTCGCCGCTCGCCGCCGGCTCGACGCAGATCACTTCGGCGCTGTCGTCGAACTTCGTCACCAACGGTGGCCCGGGCGCGCAGACGCTATCGCTGCGCGGCATCGGTGCCCAGCGTACGCTGATCCTGCTCAACGGCCGTCGTGCCGGTCCGGCCGGTACGCGTGGTGCCGTTAGCTCGTTCGACCTTAACGTCATTCCGTCGGCCGCCATCGGTTCGGTCGAAATTCTCAAGACCGGCGCGTCGTCGGTGTACGGTTCGGACGCCATCGCCGGCGTTGTGAACCTCATCACCAACACCGAATTCGACGGTCTCGACCTTCGTGCCTTCACCTCGCTCACGCAGGAAGGTGGCGGTGACACGTACAACGTCTCGGCCCTCTACGGTAAGACGTTCGACCGCGGTCACTTCCAGGTTGGCGCCGACTACTTCAAGCGCGACGCGCTGCGCCGTGCCGATCGCCAGTTCCTTGAGTGCTCGGAAGACTATCTCTTCACCGAGCCGAACCAGCAGGGCCAGCGTGCCGATCTCATCGATCCGCGCTCGGGTCAGCCGACCTGCGGCAACACCTTCGGTCCGCTGATTCGCGTGATCGATTTCCCGTTCCTGTTCGGTTTTGAAGGCTCGACGCCTTATTACGATCCGGCCAGCGCCGATATTCAGTACAACGATGCGGGCGACCGCTTCGACGAGTTCCTGAATCCGGTTGGAAACGAAGCGCCGAACTTCTACGAAATCAACCTGTTCGGTCGTACCAACGCCGAAAATCCGACGTACATCTACAACTCGGAAGCGTTGATCAACGACAAGTCGACGGACTCGCTGCAGGCGACGGTATTCCCGGATACCGAGCGCTACACGCTGTTCGCCGACGGTGCCTATGAAGTCGCCGATGGCGTCGAGTTCTTCGTCGAAGGTCTCTACAACAACCGTAAGACCGCCAACGTTTCGGAACGTCAGCTGTTCTTCGGTCAGTATGGTGCGGACGCCTTTATCACGCCGCTGCTCTTCGGTGCGGCGCCGCAGGGTGACCCCGTGACCTCGCTGCGCGGCGACGTCTACTACCTGCCCGTCGTGGCCATTCTTTGGGGCCAGGAGCAGGAAGTCGACTATTATCGCGGCGTCGGTGGCGTGCGCGGTAACTTTGCCGACATGGGTGCCACGGGTTGGCTCGAAAACGCCTACTACGAAGGTTACTTCCAGTATTCGAAGTCGGAAGGTCGTTACGAATTCGACCAGATCGCCCAGGATGCTGTCGACATCTTCGAAGAGCGCCAGGAGGCTTGCGCCCCCGGCCAGGTTTCGAGCTACTTCGGCAATCCTTGCGTCGACATCGACTTTGCCAGCCCGCGTATTCTGAACGGCGAATTCACGCCTGAAGAAGAGCAGCTGCTTTTCTGGGTTGCTACCGGTCAGACCGATTACACCCAGAAGACGGCCGAATTCATCTTCGGTAACGAGCTGTTCAACCTGCCGGGTGGTCCGGTCGCCTTCGTTCTCGGTGCGCATTATCGCGAAGACGAGATCGATGACGTTCCCGATCAGGCAACCGTCGACGGCCAGGGCTGGGGCTTCACTTCGTCCACGCGGACGGCCGGTAAACTGCAGAGCTACGAGCTCTTCGGTGAGACTGAACTGCCGCTGATCGCTGGTGAGCCGGGCTTTGAAGAGCTGACACTGTCGGCTGCGGCCCGCGTGACCTGGAACGAAGCGACCCGTATCGATGGCGTGAGCTATTCGGAAGACGGCAACTGGACGTACAAGCTGGGTGCGAACTACGCCCCGGTCGACTTCCTGCGCTTCCGCGGCAGCTACGGCACGTCCTATCGTGCGCCGTCGCTGTTCGAATTCTTCCTTGGTGACCAGTCGGGCTTCGGTTTCCCGGCCGATCCTTGCGAAGATTACGGCAACCCGGACACCAATCCGACTGTCGCCCAGCGTTGCGCGAACGAAGGTATCGATCCGAACTTCGTGTATCAGACGTCGGCCGAGATCTTCTCGACCGGTGGTATCGAACTGGGTCTGGAATCGGAAACCTCGACGGCTTGGTCGCTCAGCGCGATCTTCCAGCCGAACGGTTGGTTCTGGGACGGCTTCGACATGAGTGTCGCGGTCGACTACATCAACATCGAAGTCGAGAACCAGATCGACCAGCTCGGTGCCGCGTTCATCGTTGGCCAGTGCTACAATCCGGAACTGCCCGAAGGTAACGTGTTCTGCTCCGCTTTCACGCGTGAGCCGAGCAACCTCGATCCTTCGCAGCTGGGTCAGCTGGAATTTGTCGACAACCCGTACGTGAACATCGCGTCCCAGCGTAACGAAGCGCTCGATCTTACCGGTCGTTTCAGCCAGGATCTCGGTGATCTTGGTACGCTTACCGGTCTTGCCCAGATGACGTGGCAGCTCAACGACGAGCTCGAAATCATCGAAGGCAACATCATCGACAACAACGGTGAAGTGGGTGATCCGCACTGGGTCGGCGACTTCAACCTGGCCTGGGCGCTTGACGGCATTGCCGTCAACTGGGGCATCGACGTGATCGGTGGCACCAACGACGAGCAGGATGTCCTCGATGCATTCGGTGACATCTGCCCGTTCAGCAACCTGCGCCAGACGGCGGTGTGCCCGGTCTACGACCTCGCGGAACGCTTCTACCACAGCGTTTCGGTCCAGGTTGATGCGACCGAAAACATCCAGATTACCGCTGGTATGTCGAACATCTTCAACACCGACCCGCCGCGCGTGTCGGGTGCCTTCAGCGTCATCGGCGCCTTCGGTCTCGCACCGACGGTCGGCACCTACTACGACTATCTGGGTCGTCGTATGTTCATCCAGGCGCGCCTGCGCTTCTAA
- a CDS encoding nucleotidyltransferase family protein: protein MKKAALSLRPNIDCEVPSTAMVMAAGLGKRMRPLTATRPKPLIELAGKPMIDHVFDHLKDAGVKKAVVNVHYLADAMEGHLQTIDGIEIAVSDEREELLETGGGIVHAMEHIDSDPFISCNSDNFWVDGPTNSLKILASHWDDAKMDALLLLVPHARSFNHRGRGDFHMDRQGRITRRGRTKIAPYVFTGIQMLSKRLFTDVPDGRFSTNILWDRAIEAGRCYGVSHPGLWFDVGYPHAIQETELALEDG, encoded by the coding sequence ATGAAGAAGGCCGCGTTGTCGCTGCGCCCCAATATCGATTGCGAAGTGCCTTCGACGGCGATGGTCATGGCCGCCGGACTGGGCAAGCGCATGCGCCCGCTTACCGCTACGCGCCCCAAACCGCTGATTGAATTGGCTGGCAAGCCGATGATCGACCACGTCTTCGACCATCTGAAAGATGCCGGCGTCAAAAAGGCGGTGGTCAACGTCCACTATCTCGCCGATGCGATGGAAGGGCATCTGCAGACGATCGACGGTATCGAGATCGCGGTGTCGGACGAACGTGAAGAATTGCTCGAGACCGGCGGCGGTATCGTGCACGCGATGGAGCATATCGACAGCGATCCCTTCATCTCCTGTAACAGCGACAATTTCTGGGTCGACGGACCCACCAACAGCCTCAAAATCCTCGCCAGCCACTGGGACGATGCGAAAATGGATGCGCTGTTGTTGCTGGTGCCGCATGCGCGCAGCTTCAATCACAGGGGCCGCGGCGATTTTCACATGGACCGGCAGGGCCGCATCACCCGGCGCGGACGCACCAAGATCGCGCCTTACGTGTTCACCGGTATCCAGATGTTGTCGAAGCGCCTGTTCACCGATGTGCCCGACGGTCGTTTCTCGACCAACATATTGTGGGATCGCGCGATCGAAGCGGGTCGTTGCTACGGCGTATCGCACCCAGGCTTGTGGTTTGACGTCGGCTATCCCCATGCCATCCAGGAGACGGAGCTAGCCCTGGAGGATGGCTAA